The window GAAAGCGGCGCGTTCTTCCGGGCCGGGTTTTTCCAGCGCAGCGAGGAAGATTTCCCGCAATCGCGGGGCCGCGGACGATTTCGCTTGGTCGTTCACAGGAATTTCACTTAACCATGCGCCAATACATGAAAAAGTCCGCAAAAATCTGGAAAACAAAGCAGGCCGGAGCATCCGCTCCGGCCCGATTCACCTGCTGGTCTGATCCTCAAGCTCAACGCCCACGAATCAGGTAAGGCGAGTCCGTCCCGGCGAGCCGCTCGACGTGCCTGGAACACGTCCGACTCCGGCTCGCTGGGGACAGGCTCGCCCTACCGTCTGGCGGAAGCGAGGGTGAAACCTAGCGAGTCGGTGAACAACCTGTCGATAATTGCGAACAAGCCTTCTTTTGAACGGAATGTCTCGCCCAGATCCCGGACCTCGGACTGTTCACCGGGAGGCAACGAGGCCGTTGCGAAACGCTTGCCGCGTCTTCTGCCAGGAGCGGATGGCCACGCACCGTTCGATCAGCGCAATGTCCAGGGCCAGGTATCGTTCCCAGGAAAGTCCGCAGAGGATCAGCCGTTCTTCGGGTTCAGTGCCGTCGGGGAGCGGATCGGGACGGAGCAACTCGGCGAAAGTCTCCATGTCAGGCTGACCGGTCAGGAGTGAGGCTACCATGGGTTTCAAGCAGGCACGGGTCATGGCTTTGGCTCAGCCCGCCGTGAAAGCAGAAAAGCCATCAGGTGATTGAAATCCTCCGGCGAGATCACGTCGGCGAAATTCTCGGGCATCAAGGAGGTTTCCGATTCGCGCCGGGATTCGATGTTGTTCTTCGGCACTGAAACTTCCTTGCCCGCCGAGTCGGCAAGAATCAGCAGCTCGCCCTCCTCGCGCCACGGCAGGCCGCTGACCACTTCGCCGTCCTTGAGCTTCAGAATGTGGGAACGGAAAGCGCGGTCCACATTGCGGTTCGTGTCCAGGACATCTTCCACCAAACGCTCCAAACCGCGATTGCCGATGCCATCAAGCTGCGGGCCGATCAATCCGCCCTGTCCATCGACGCGATGGCAAGAGGCGCAGTTCAGTGCGAACACGCGCAGGCCTTCCGTGGCATTCGCGGCGGCCGGCGCGTAAGCTCGGACTCGCTGCGCAAGCAAGCGGTCTCGCGCGAGATCCGCGGGCGCGAAGCCCTGGGTGAGCTTCTCCAACCGCGACGAAGCCGTCGGGTTGGCCGCGAGCAAACGGTCCTTCAAAGCGCGATTTTGTAGCAGAACCGGAGGCGCATGGCCGGCTTCGACCGCTTGCAGCAAGGCGTCTGCGCCCGCGGCATTCGCCGCCAAGGCCAGCGCCCACTTCAATTGCACGCGGTCCGGCGCTGATTTCAGGGCCGTCACAACCGCGGCGCGCGCGGAAGGCAAGTCCGCTTCCACCAGCGCCAGGCCGATCCCTTCACGCAAAGCCAGAGATTGATTGGCATTGGTCAGCGCCGGCGGCAAAGCTCTCGCGGCCGTCTCACGATCCAACGCCGCCAGCGCCCGCGCCGCGGCCACTCGGGCGTCGGCGTCGTAATCGGAACGGAGGGCCATCGGTTCAACCTGCGCGAGCACAGGCAGCCGAAGCCGGCCCGCCAGTTCGGCGGCGGTCTGCTGGCGGCGCGCGATGTCCCCCGGCGCAACGGAGGGCGACGTAACCACGGGCGGATCGAACCGCCCGAACGCAAGCCAGGCCCAGGCGTCGGCGGCGTCGCCATCCGTCACTTCCAGATAGGCTTCCTTGCCCGCATGCGCGGCGAGATCCCAGGTGGTCTTTTGCGCCGTGTCGTTGCGCGGCGGGTAGGCTTCCGCGAGCACCGCGCCGGTGTCCGAGGCGCGAAGGCGAACGACGTTGCGTTGATGCGGCGGGCGATTGGGTTCGCCCTGGTGGCCGGCGAGGTAAAAGCTCAATTGCGCCGGCAACGCGAACGCTCGCGAGCGCAACGTCCCGGTGAGCGCCTCGCCCAACGGATGGCTGGACAACAAACGCGCCCCTTGGCCATCGGCGCAGCCGCGCTCTTGAAAAGCCCAGGGATTGCGCGGATTGGCCGCGCCTTCCAACGGCGTGTTCCACCAGGCCGTGTCGGGCGTGGCTTGCAGGGCGCCGGTACAAAGTTCGGTTCCCCAACTCCGCAACGTTTCGCTCAGCTTCGCGCCGTTTTGCGTGACGCCTTGTTCGACGCTCGCGAACAGCGCGACCTGGAAATCGGTGTCCTCGGCGAACTTCTCGCGAACGAACGGCGCGATCTGTTCCAGTTCGGCAGCTGGCGCGTAGCGCGCGGCATGTTGCAGGGCGGCTGAAAGCGAGGCGCGGTTTTGATCCAATCGACTCAGGTTCCGCAAAAGGAAGGTTCCCGCACGCGACGATTTCACGCCGACCACTACGTCGGCCAGCGCCCGCGCCTCGGCGTCATTCCACCCTTCCTCCAAAACTTTGGCGAAGGTCGCATCGGTGTTGAGCTGATCGCGGGTTGATTTCCGGACGACGTAAAGCAAATGCGTGTCCTCAGCCGGCACGCGGGCGCGGAGTTCCAGGAGGTTCTTCACAAGGGTGGTTCCGGCGAGCCGGAATTTCCTCCAGGCTTCCGCCGCGCAGCGCTGCACCAGCGCGTCGCGGTCTTCGAGACCGTCGGTGGCTATCTCGTGTGCGGCCGCGATGTGATGAATGTCTGTCTCCGGATCGCTCCCAAGGTGCGGCCGGGAATCCTGATCGAAGATGTCCGCGGCGATGCGTTGCGCGTGAACGCGCGCCAGAAGGTCTGCCGATCGTGCAGCGTCGAGGAGATCCCCCGTCTTTGAAGCTTCGAGGCGGTGCAGCAGCCAGAGGAGATGGACTTGTTGAAATGCATTCTTCGGCCGCGCGAGAGCCCGCTGCAATGGGGCCACGGCGGGCTTGCCGAATTGGTCGAAGATAGCGTTCATCGCGAGCATGCGCCGCGGGAGGCTCGAGGAGGCAAGTTCACCAATCAACCCCGGGAGTTCACTCGGCAAAGCCAGCGGGCGCAGCCGCGCTTTTCCGTCCGGGCCTCTGTAAACCACGCGCCAGATGCGGCCGCGCTCGCGGTCGCGGCCCGGATGCATCAGCGGCACTTCGTAATGCCCGATGATGCGGTTGTAAAAGTCCGCGATGTAAAACGCGCCGTCGGGACCGAGTTGATTATCCACGGGGCGGAACCACGGATCGTCCGTCTTCACGAAATCGTCGAGTTCAACCGCCTGGGGAGTGGAGCCGTGGAATTCGAGGCGGTCGCGGTTGATCCGGCTGGTCATGACGTTGCCAACAAAAATATTGCCGTGAAACTCCGCCGGCCAGAGGTCGTCCGCGTAATAGAGCATGCCATCGATCGCGGTCGAGCCGTGGCTGTGCTCCATGAGCACGGGCGCAAAACCGAGGCCGTCGTGCGGCTTGCCGAAGCTGGGATAGTAACCGCCGGCGAGCAATTGGTAGGTGGGCGCGCTGTGGCAATCGCTGGAGTAAAGATTGCCGAAGGCATCCCAGGCCAGGCCGAACGGATTCACCTGGCCCCAGGTGTGCTGTTCGATGCGCGAGCCGTCGAGGCGGATGCGATAAGTGTTGCCGGAGTTCAAATGCACTTCGTGGCCGTCGCGGCCTTTGACGTGCGAGTCGTTGTTGAAGCCGTGCGTGGCGTAGAGCCAGCCATCGAAGCCGCGGCGAAACGACGCCTGGTTGCCGTGCGTGTCCCGCGTGTGGTCGAACGGGCCGTAAAGGACTTCGCGCCGGTCCGATTTGCCGTCGCCATCCGTGTCTTCAAACAGCCAGATGTTCGGAATGCTCCAGGCGATACATTTCCAGGTGAAGCCGCGCTTGCCGCCGCTCGCCGGACTGTAAAAGGGATAAAGGCCGATCGGAATGTTCAGACCCTCCGCGAAGATCGTGACCTTGCGGGCGCGGCCAGTCGCATCGAAGTCCGAGAAGATGCGGATTGAATCGCGAGCCGGTTTGCCGAGCGGCGCGGCAAAAGGGTATTCGCGCGATTCGGTGACCCAGAGCCGGCCCAACGTGTCGAACGCCATGTTCATCGGCTTGCGCAGGTCCGGCTCGGCAGCGACGAGTTGAATCTCGAATTCGGGCGGCACATGAAAAGTTTTCTGCTGCTGCTCCGGCGTGAGCGGGTCCGTGGGCCGGACCCCTGCGGCGAAGGGATCCGCGGCAAAAGCCGGGAATGCGCAAGCTGCGAATGAAAAGCCGATCAGCGCTGCCAACAGGTGTACTCCGAAATCTGAAATAGGCGACGGCTGGCGGCTTGCTTTGCGGTTCATGGTAGGGTTTGATTTATCCCGAACGTGTGAAGCGAGAAAGGATAAACTGTGATTGACGAATCAACGATTGAGCGTACGAGTCCTCTTGAGCGACTTCAGACCATGGAGCTTCTCTGGCGGTCGCTCTCACGATCCCCGGACCAGACTCCTTCGCCAGAGCGGCACCGCGAAGTTCTTGCTTCCCGTTTGGCAGAGATCGAAAGGGGTGAGGCTGAGTTTCTGACGATCGAAGAATTGAAGCAACATCTGCGTGAGGGCCCGCAGTGAGGCGCGTTGTTGTTCTGGCCGCAGCGGCGGAAGACCTAAAAGAGGCAGAGAATTCTCACCAAGCGGATACGCTGAGTGTCAGATGAAAGAGTCCCGAGAGTTGCTTCCAAGGTTCCTCTTCATGATGTTGCTGGGCTTCTCGCCGAACGCCGGGGCTGCCCCGGCGCAGGTTCAACTGCACTGCCTTTCCATCCGATTCCAGCCCGCCGCAAACTCCGCGGCCCCCGCCTCTTCATTCATGCTGACGACCGACTCGACCGGCGCGGACGTGAACGGTGAATTGGCACCCTTGCCGTCTGGGGGATTGCGGACTCATGGGAGCTTTTTCGTGCTCCTGCGCGAGAATCAAAGGAGCGACGGCCTTTTCTATCTCGACGTCCCGATTTCGGCGGACAGAAACACGAACGGCGTGCCGGATTTTTTTGAAGTTGATCTGCCCGCGGCGGAGACGACGACGTCTGGAAGCTTTGAAGGCGCCGATGCGAACGGCAAAGTCACCGCCGTTTGGCAGCGCGAGGCGAAATCCAGAGAGGGCACGTGTCGTGTAACGTTGGAGGAGTTGAAACTGACCTTCGCGCACAAATTCCAGATCCTGGAGTACTCCGGCGCTTTGCCCTATCGCAACATAGAAGGTGAAACGAACGTCACGGCAACAGTTACTTTGACGCAACAGGGGACGAACCTCACCTGGACCGGCAACATGGTGTTCTCCAAAGCCGGCGGCGGGCGGCTGGGCCTGCGATCCGGGTTCTGGAAGGACTCCAAAGGCGTGACGCTCGCCTATCACGCCATCGAGGACTTGCTTCGTCAGGACAACGAATACCGCGCGCCGTTCTCCCTGCAGGACGGCGACCCGGCCACGCGCTGGGAAGACTACGTCACCTGGCTGCTGCGAATTGTCGATCCGAACGACGCGAATGGGAACGGCATTCCCGATTTGAGTGATGAAGGCGGAAGGCGCGTACCGCCGAGACTCTCCTTAAGCTGGTCCGGGACTAACTTGATGCTCAGCATCAGTGGCGAAATCGGGAAGCGGCATGACGTGGAAACGTCTCTGGCTTTGGGACTGGGAAGATGGACCTTCGTCACCAACGTCACGCTCACTTCGGATCCCCAGACTGTGCCGATCCGCGCCCCTACGACACCGACCCGGACCGCCTTCTGGCGCGTCAAAGCGCCGTGAGCTATGTAGCTTGCATCTGCACGTGGCGGCTTCCCATGAACCTGACGGTAGGGCGAGCCTGTCCCCAGCGAGCCGAGGAGACGTGTTCCACGTCCGTCGAACGGCTCGCCGGGACGGACTCGCCCTACCGGTTCAAGGCTCAATGGGCGATTCGGAAATCGAGGAAGCTTCCCATGATTGAGGATTCATGAATATCAGGGACGGAGTGGAATCCGTCCCTACCCGTGCCTCAATCCCGCCGCGCAATCTGACATGCGAACGCTCTACAATATCCTGTTCACTTGCTTCTTCCTGCTCGCTTCGCCCTACTACTTTTTGAAGATGTGGCGGCGAGGAAACTGGCGGGAGGGATTCGGCCAGCGTTTCGGGCGTTACTCCAGCCACCTCAAGCAAGCCCTCACCAACCGCCACGTGCTCTGGCTCCACGCCGT of the Verrucomicrobiota bacterium genome contains:
- a CDS encoding c-type cytochrome yields the protein MNRKASRQPSPISDFGVHLLAALIGFSFAACAFPAFAADPFAAGVRPTDPLTPEQQQKTFHVPPEFEIQLVAAEPDLRKPMNMAFDTLGRLWVTESREYPFAAPLGKPARDSIRIFSDFDATGRARKVTIFAEGLNIPIGLYPFYSPASGGKRGFTWKCIAWSIPNIWLFEDTDGDGKSDRREVLYGPFDHTRDTHGNQASFRRGFDGWLYATHGFNNDSHVKGRDGHEVHLNSGNTYRIRLDGSRIEQHTWGQVNPFGLAWDAFGNLYSSDCHSAPTYQLLAGGYYPSFGKPHDGLGFAPVLMEHSHGSTAIDGMLYYADDLWPAEFHGNIFVGNVMTSRINRDRLEFHGSTPQAVELDDFVKTDDPWFRPVDNQLGPDGAFYIADFYNRIIGHYEVPLMHPGRDRERGRIWRVVYRGPDGKARLRPLALPSELPGLIGELASSSLPRRMLAMNAIFDQFGKPAVAPLQRALARPKNAFQQVHLLWLLHRLEASKTGDLLDAARSADLLARVHAQRIAADIFDQDSRPHLGSDPETDIHHIAAAHEIATDGLEDRDALVQRCAAEAWRKFRLAGTTLVKNLLELRARVPAEDTHLLYVVRKSTRDQLNTDATFAKVLEEGWNDAEARALADVVVGVKSSRAGTFLLRNLSRLDQNRASLSAALQHAARYAPAAELEQIAPFVREKFAEDTDFQVALFASVEQGVTQNGAKLSETLRSWGTELCTGALQATPDTAWWNTPLEGAANPRNPWAFQERGCADGQGARLLSSHPLGEALTGTLRSRAFALPAQLSFYLAGHQGEPNRPPHQRNVVRLRASDTGAVLAEAYPPRNDTAQKTTWDLAAHAGKEAYLEVTDGDAADAWAWLAFGRFDPPVVTSPSVAPGDIARRQQTAAELAGRLRLPVLAQVEPMALRSDYDADARVAAARALAALDRETAARALPPALTNANQSLALREGIGLALVEADLPSARAAVVTALKSAPDRVQLKWALALAANAAGADALLQAVEAGHAPPVLLQNRALKDRLLAANPTASSRLEKLTQGFAPADLARDRLLAQRVRAYAPAAANATEGLRVFALNCASCHRVDGQGGLIGPQLDGIGNRGLERLVEDVLDTNRNVDRAFRSHILKLKDGEVVSGLPWREEGELLILADSAGKEVSVPKNNIESRRESETSLMPENFADVISPEDFNHLMAFLLSRRAEPKP
- a CDS encoding addiction module protein, which translates into the protein MELLWRSLSRSPDQTPSPERHREVLASRLAEIERGEAEFLTIEELKQHLREGPQ